The DNA segment CTTCCAGTAACCTGTCTTTTTGCTTCTGATATTGCTTCTCTTAATTCTGATAGATTCATTTGAGGTTTTCTTATATCTGCATAGGGAATAGTTATATATTCGTTAATATCTTCATCATATACATATATTTTACTGATATCTCTTGGATCACGTCTACAGATAACTTCATTTTTTAACTCAGGTTTTAATTTTTTATACTGACTTGGAATAATCCATTTTCTAAGTGATTCAGAGAAATAAGTGATGTAATCAATCGTAATACCATTTTTCTGGACAGTACGTTTTATTTGAGGGAGTAATGCCATTCTAAGTTTTAAAGTATTTGTTGGAACTGTTGGTAAAAATGGGATTGATTTTTCTTTACCCACTCCATATAAACCTTGATAAAATTTTTCTTCAGGTGTCATAAATATTGAGCTATGTTCTGTTTTATGATAAACATTTATTACAAAATCTAAATACCATTCTTCGAGTTCATCAATAGTCATAGCAGCTTCTGCTTCAGAATCATAACTTCCTTTTTGAAATATATTAGATCTAGTTGTACCTGGTAAGGCATGCATTTTTTTCATATATGTACCCAAAACTCTTTCAACTGCACCACCAAACTCTGGTCTTGCAACGGGTCGATACCTATCTTCTATTCTAAATTCTTGACAAAAGTTGCGTAAACTAATCGAAGTAAAGTCCTTACCGTTGTCCATATGTACCTTTCTAGGTAATCCATAAACAGGGTATTCACCCTCAACTTTATATTTTGCTAATAATTCATCCTTTGGTAAAATTGCATTTAATAAACATTGCCCTACACTAAAATAACTAGGTGCTTCTAAAGAGATATAGAAGCCATACATCATCCTACTATATACATCAATTGCAACAGTAATAAAAGGTCTTCCAATTGGTTCTCTATTTTCTTCATCAACCAAAATAACATCAACTTTAGTATGATCAATTTGAATAATATCTAAAGGCATTTTT comes from the Halarcobacter ebronensis genome and includes:
- a CDS encoding Mu transposase C-terminal domain-containing protein, translating into MANVISFDIDSKIFYQDIEYIIKGYPSLDEVLLKKLNKPYNEKIVKVNDLISDPKNIKKRIKELADTEQKDLDKANERFKIIEPLLDIENRTANDVQKVAKKNKKGIATIYRWLNTYEQYKTVSSLASRREFCGGKGKSRLDESVDTIINSVIEEMYLHKQQYPLQDIYEQIVYKCQNIELKAPTKNTIRNRINDLHPKIIAKYRNGIRVNETRGMPNKFPDVKMPLDIIQIDHTKVDVILVDEENREPIGRPFITVAIDVYSRMMYGFYISLEAPSYFSVGQCLLNAILPKDELLAKYKVEGEYPVYGLPRKVHMDNGKDFTSISLRNFCQEFRIEDRYRPVARPEFGGAVERVLGTYMKKMHALPGTTRSNIFQKGSYDSEAEAAMTIDELEEWYLDFVINVYHKTEHSSIFMTPEEKFYQGLYGVGKEKSIPFLPTVPTNTLKLRMALLPQIKRTVQKNGITIDYITYFSESLRKWIIPSQYKKLKPELKNEVICRRDPRDISKIYVYDEDINEYITIPYADIRKPQMNLSELREAISEAKRQVTGRELEPHDIFEAKERLRQKVEAAKREKKSVRRKKSSKRHQEKTLKMEKEQIDYKETQTQPMRLDSSVKEEDDDGYDIYPIG